The genomic DNA AGCAGgcgatacaaaaataatgcaaatcttgGAACAACAAGCAAatctaatacaaaaattagctGAGCGTAATGACATGAAACGCTGGCGCGCACACTGGAGCATCAAGGTCAATTGCTGGAAAGAGTGAACACGCCGTCAAGCACGTCCGTACGAGAAGCTCATGTAAAATTACCAACAATGAAATTACCAACATTCGATGGAAATATAGAGGAGTGGAAGAGATACTCCGACACATTCAAGACACTGATTCATGACAGCGAGTTATCCGACGTGCAGAAACATCAATATCTTGTCGGATCATTGAGCGGTTTCAGCGGCTAAGATTATTGAGTCCATCGAAATCTCTGGAGACAATTATTTCATTGCCTGGGAATTATTAAGGGAACGATACGACGACAAAAAGGGTATCAAGAAACGACACATGCAATGCTTACTAAACGAGCTACCTAAAATAAGGCAAGAATCGGCGGACACGATACAGGAATTGGTGGATCACGTGCAAAAACATTTGCGAGTATTGCAAGCAATGAAGCTTCCCACAGACCAATGgggagatataataatttttctcatcgAGAAGAACTTGGACAGCACGACTAGAAGACGCTGGGAAGAACATATTGAGGATAAGGAAACATAACGACAAGTACAATGATGGAATTTCTTCGGCGGCATAGCCAGCTGTTGCGACGGGCGGCTGATGATAGCGAGACTGGCACGTCAAGAAACAGTGTCGGCAAGGACAATTCGGACAAACAGCGAACAAGCACGAAGGTACGAAACAATGCGGCACTGGCAACAACAACGCGGGAAGAAGATGTTATCTTTGTCAAGGACAGCATCTCATTTACGGTTGTGCGGGTTTCTTGAATTTGTCTGTCGAGGATCGAATCAAGGAAATCAAGCGGTTGCGACTTTGTCTGAATTGCCTGCGACCGGATCATTTCTCTAGACATTGCAGGTCCAGTTCCTGTAGGGAATGCGGCGAGCGGCACAATACGCTATGTCACATAAAGAGAGGACCACTCGGTTCATCGGCGGAGTTGACGAGGAGTTCATCAGAGGATTCGAGCGAGGCATCCGTTGGTGCCACGCTTTGCTCGATGGCGAGTACCGAGGGCAGGTTGAGGACGATCGACCTTAGATCATCTGAAGGTGCATACCATCAGCGTGTTAAGGACCAGCGTAAGCGTATCTTAATGGCAACGGCCATCGTGAATGTTGCAACGGCGAGCGGCGATCTTAAATTGCGAGTATTATTAGATAGCGCGAGCGAGCTCAATTTTGTCACGTCTGCAGCATGCAGGAGATTGAATTTGAATTTAGATAAACATTCAAGAACATATCAGTGGGGCTGAGCGATATGAAATGTACGATAAATCACGGTTGTAGACTTTCAATCATTCGCGAAtgtcaaatttcaatttaaatttatatgtttagtAGTTCCTCAAGTGACTAAGAATCTGCCGTCGTTCTCAATCCAATCATCAAAGTTATTAATTCctgaaaatcttaaattagcTGATCCGTTATTTTTCAAGCCGGGTCAGATCGATGCACTTATTGGTGGCGAATTCTTTTTGCAGTTGTTAGACCACGGGAGAATTGAGCTCGGTAACGGTTTGCCGATTTTGCAGAGCACAAAGTTCGGATGGATTATCGCGGGCTCAGTACATCACATTTGATCGTCAGTCGTGCGACCGATCGTCCGTGGCCGAGCGATCAAGGGTGTTTATTAATTCAGCAGGAATCGATCGAGGATACGATAAAAGATTTTGGAATGGGAAGAATACCGCGATAACAAGAAGCGATTATCTAGGGAAGAAGAAAGCTGTGAAAATCATTTCATAAACACAACAAGTCGAGACGCGTTGTCCGGACGGTTTGTCGTGCGACTGCCCTTTCGTGAAAACAAGCGTCTGTTGGGTCGATCGAGAGACATCGCAGTGAAACGATTAGAGTATTTAGAACGTAAATTTCAGAGAAATCCAGAATTTCGCGATCTATGCCGAGTTTATGCGCGAATACGTTAACTTAAATCACATGTCTATTTGTGAAACCGACAATGCTTCGAACGCAGTATATTTACCGCATCACGGCGTGGTGCGCGAGTCAAGTCTAACAACAAAACTACGAGTGGTATTCGACGCATCCGCAAAAACCACTTCCGGTATTTCGCTAAATGACACATTAATGGTAGGAGCAACCTTACAGGATAGCATAATCGACATTGTTATGCGTTTTCGTCTGCCGGCCGTCGCAATTACCGcagatttacaaaaaatgtatcggCAAATATTGTTACATTCAAATGATCGCGActatcaaagaattttatggcGTTTTTCTCCGAGCGACCCGATAGGCGAATACAGACTAAATACAGTTACCTATGGTCAGGCATGCGCGCCATTCTTGGCTGTTCGTTGCGTGCAGCAGTTAGCGAGGGACGAAGGTGTGCTCAATTCAGCAATGCATCAGGAGTATTATTGAATGATCTATACATTGATGATATCATAACGGGAGTCGATTGCGAAAATCAAGCGGTAGAGCTAGTTGCACAGCTTGAGGCATTGCTGAATAAGGGAGGATTTAGGCCTCACAAATGGCGTACAAATAGCGAAAAATTACTACGAGACTTGCGAGCGAACAATCGAGCGGAGGAGTCGTCAGCGCTAGCGATCGAGTCGGGCACTATAAAGACGTTAGGATTAAATTGGTGTCCGAAGGCGGACatgtttcaattttcaatggaTTTTGTGAAGAGTCCCGTTTCAACTAAGCGTGAGGTTCTCTCAACGATTTCAAGATTGTTTGATCCGCTTGGGATGGTCGGTCCTATATTGACTCGAGCAAAACTAATTATGCAGGAAACGTGGGTGTCGGATTTGGACTGGGACGAACCATTGACAGACAATCTTCGTAAGGCATGGGATGCGTATGTGGAGGATGTGCGTGGGGTCGGTTCGATCCGCGTACCGCGCAGAGTCATTCAATGCCCCAATGCGATGCGCTTCTGTTTACATGCATTTTGCGACGCGTCAATGAAAGCTTATGGAGCTTGCATTTACTTGCAGTCGAGCGATGGCAACGGTGGATCGAGTTCCCTTTTGTTATGTTCAAAATCGCGTGTGGCACCGGTCAAAAGTAAGACCATTACATTGCCGAGGCTCGAATTGTGTGGCGCTGTTGTCCTGGTTAGATTGCTTCAGGGTGTGAAACGAGCCATCAAGATCAAGCTCGACGAAGTGCATGCATGGAGCGACTCTACGATAGCTCTTGCGTGGATCGCCGGCGATCCGTCGCGTCAAAAAAACATTCGTTTCCAATCGAACAGCCGAAATACAGTCGGTTCTTCGGCCCGAGTATTGGCATCACGTCGACGGAGGTGAAAATCCCGCGGATCTAATTTCAAGAGGTACTGACTTGACGACTTTAAGACAGAGTAAAATTTGTGGGAGGGTCCGAATTGGCTGTCGCGTTTTGCGGATTGTAAACGGCGAGAAGCACAGTCGCTAAGTCTTACCAAGGAGGATGAAGAATTTATCCAGTCGGAACAGAAGTCGGTTAATCGAGTTTTCGTGAGCACCGGCGATGAAACTTCCGTCATAGATTCCTTGCTAAGAGGTCACTCTTCCTTATCTAAGGTCGAACGAGTCTTGGCATGGATAGTCAGATTCGGACGCAACGCGCGATTGAAGCATGATAAACGTAAGTTTGGACAC from Monomorium pharaonis isolate MP-MQ-018 unplaced genomic scaffold, ASM1337386v2 scaffold_237, whole genome shotgun sequence includes the following:
- the LOC118648147 gene encoding uncharacterized protein LOC118648147 — translated: MRAILGCSLRAAVSEGRRCAQFSNASGVLLNDLYIDDIITGVDCENQAVELVAQLEALLNKGGFRPHKWRTNSEKLLRDLRANNRAEESSALAIESGTIKTLGLNWCPKADMFQFSMDFVKSPVSTKREVLSTISRLFDPLGMVGPILTRAKLIMQETWVSDLDWDEPLTDNLRKAWDAYVEDVRGVGSIRVPRRVIQCPNAMRFCLHAFCDASMKAYGACIYLQSSDGNGGSSSLLLCSKSRVAPVKSKTITLPRLELCGAVVLVRLLQGVKRAIKIKLDEVHAWSDSTIALAWIAGDPSRQKNIRFQSNSRNTVGSSARGPNWLSRFADCKRREAQSLSLTKEDEEFIQSEQKSVNRVFVSTGDETSVIDSLLRGHSSLSKVERVLAWIVRFGRNARLKHDKPIHLEAVSDLSSASFVAALRRFAGRRGYPQRIYCDNATNFVGAKGELTEMYQLVEKENREIMDEFCIPNNVDWNLFLRHLLTWEDYGRPA